One Blattabacterium cuenoti DNA window includes the following coding sequences:
- the ileS gene encoding isoleucine--tRNA ligase produces MSGKFLEYKELDLKKMSKNIETFWENYNIFPKIQNNFWKNINNKSCSKYVLYEGPPSLNGDPGIHHVLSRTIKDIFCRYHSLKGKIVFRKSGWDTHGLPVEINVEKKIGINKNDIGKKISINDYNKICKKFVNKSLKNWVEFTKKIGYWIDLNKPFKTFDSKYIESVWWIIKKLYKKDFIYKGYIVQPYSPCAGTGLSYHELNMPGTYKKVEQISPIVKFKSIKNTLPNNIKNVTGDIYFLSWTTSPWTLPSNTALSIGSNIDYFLVKIYNINNDKKENLIFSKKSINKILQPSKYFIVPNDNYIKSYNKKDKIPYYIICQLKGEDLINSKYEQLLSWFKPYHNYDKAFKVINGDFVDVNEGTGIVHISPTFGFEDFLVSKKYNIPSMIIFHENKFIPLVDRQGRFIKSFPHGLSEKYIKKEFNPNKNETFSVENKIISLLEKENKIFKSEKYKHFYPHCWRTEKPIIYYPLNSWFINTEKIKNEMINLSNKINWYSNSYNRVNNRFESWLKNIKDWNLSRSRFWGTPLPIWKNKSEKEIIVIGSIKELFIEIKKSIKSGVMSYNMLEKFKLNDMSDENYKNIDLHKHVLDNVILTSSKGEPMKRDPDLVDVWFDSGSMPYAQFHYPFENKNFIDKNILFPSDFISEGVDQTRGWFFSLHTISSAIFKSISYKNVIPTGLILDKNGQKMSKSKKNTINPMYLIDNYGPDAIRWYIVSNAEPWDNLKFDINGIHTVIKKFFGTLYNIYSFFTMYANIDGFTYKEKDCLSHYTDMDFWIISELNTLVNETEKCYNNYNPNKVTRLVTFFVINQLSNWYIRYCRKRFWKEKYTKSKISAYQVLYNCLIYISKIISPIVPFFSEIIYINLNSITNKEKFISVHHSFYPIYNINLVNSDLEYKMFLAKKIVNMILSIRKKNNIKIRQPLKNIMIICNKKEKYSHLKKISNIILKESNIKKIEFPSSFKTIELFKIIKPNYRSIGKKFQKKTKEISNIINGLTQVDINNLEKNKKIFINIKKEQFSIYLEDVIIVTKYIKNWAVLFDNNITVALNLRITKSLREEGIVRDLIRNIQKLRKEINCHVLDKILIYINTKQNEDINIIINNNKFFLCKETLSNNIFLWKKEEGSKIIIEHQHIFIKLKKID; encoded by the coding sequence ATGTCAGGAAAATTTCTAGAATATAAAGAATTAGATTTAAAAAAAATGTCTAAAAATATTGAAACATTTTGGGAAAATTATAATATTTTTCCAAAAATTCAGAATAATTTTTGGAAAAATATTAATAATAAAAGTTGTTCTAAATATGTATTATATGAAGGTCCTCCGTCATTAAATGGAGACCCTGGGATACATCATGTCTTATCAAGAACAATAAAAGATATTTTTTGTAGATATCATTCTTTAAAAGGAAAAATTGTATTTAGAAAATCTGGATGGGATACACATGGATTACCAGTTGAAATTAATGTAGAAAAAAAAATAGGGATAAATAAAAATGATATAGGAAAAAAAATTAGCATAAATGATTATAATAAAATATGTAAAAAATTTGTTAATAAATCTCTTAAAAATTGGGTAGAATTTACAAAAAAAATAGGGTATTGGATTGATTTAAATAAACCGTTTAAAACTTTTGATTCAAAATATATAGAAAGTGTATGGTGGATAATAAAAAAATTATATAAAAAAGATTTTATTTATAAAGGATATATAGTTCAACCATATTCTCCATGTGCTGGTACTGGATTAAGTTATCACGAACTAAATATGCCAGGTACTTATAAAAAAGTAGAACAAATATCTCCTATTGTAAAATTTAAATCAATAAAAAATACATTACCAAATAATATAAAAAATGTTACAGGAGATATCTATTTTTTATCATGGACAACAAGTCCATGGACATTACCATCAAATACAGCATTATCTATTGGATCAAATATAGATTATTTTTTAGTAAAAATTTATAATATTAATAATGATAAAAAAGAAAATTTAATTTTTTCTAAAAAATCAATTAATAAAATACTTCAACCAAGTAAATATTTTATTGTACCGAATGATAATTATATAAAATCATATAATAAAAAAGATAAAATTCCATATTATATAATATGTCAATTAAAAGGGGAAGATTTAATTAACAGTAAATATGAACAATTACTTTCATGGTTTAAACCTTATCATAATTATGATAAGGCTTTTAAAGTTATTAATGGTGATTTTGTAGATGTGAATGAAGGAACAGGAATTGTTCATATATCTCCAACTTTTGGTTTTGAAGATTTTTTAGTTTCTAAAAAATATAATATTCCTTCTATGATTATTTTTCATGAAAATAAATTTATTCCTTTAGTAGATCGTCAAGGACGATTTATAAAAAGTTTTCCTCATGGTTTAAGTGAAAAATACATAAAAAAAGAATTTAATCCTAATAAAAATGAAACGTTTTCTGTCGAAAATAAAATAATTTCATTATTAGAAAAAGAAAATAAAATATTTAAATCAGAAAAATATAAACACTTTTATCCACATTGTTGGAGAACAGAAAAACCTATTATATATTATCCATTAAATTCATGGTTTATTAATACTGAAAAAATAAAAAATGAAATGATTAATTTAAGTAACAAAATTAATTGGTACTCAAATTCTTATAATAGAGTTAATAATAGATTTGAATCGTGGTTAAAAAATATAAAGGATTGGAATTTATCTAGATCTAGATTTTGGGGAACTCCATTGCCTATATGGAAAAATAAAAGTGAAAAAGAAATAATAGTTATAGGATCTATTAAAGAATTATTCATAGAAATAAAAAAATCTATAAAAAGTGGGGTAATGTCTTATAATATGTTAGAAAAATTCAAATTAAATGATATGAGTGATGAAAATTATAAAAATATAGATTTACACAAACATGTATTAGATAATGTTATATTAACTTCTTCTAAAGGAGAACCAATGAAAAGAGATCCCGATTTAGTTGATGTATGGTTTGATTCTGGATCAATGCCTTATGCACAATTTCATTATCCATTTGAAAATAAAAATTTTATAGATAAAAACATATTATTTCCTTCAGATTTTATTTCAGAAGGAGTAGATCAAACGAGAGGATGGTTTTTTTCTTTACATACTATTAGTAGTGCTATATTTAAATCTATTTCATATAAAAATGTTATTCCTACTGGATTAATCTTAGATAAAAATGGACAAAAAATGTCAAAAAGTAAAAAAAATACTATAAATCCAATGTATTTAATTGATAATTATGGACCTGACGCTATTCGTTGGTATATTGTTTCAAATGCTGAACCATGGGATAATTTAAAATTTGATATAAATGGTATTCATACTGTAATTAAAAAATTTTTTGGGACATTATATAATATTTACTCTTTTTTTACTATGTACGCGAATATAGATGGATTTACTTATAAAGAAAAAGATTGTTTAAGTCATTATACTGATATGGATTTTTGGATAATTTCTGAATTAAATACTCTAGTAAATGAAACAGAAAAATGTTATAACAATTATAATCCAAATAAAGTAACTCGTTTAGTCACATTTTTTGTAATAAATCAATTAAGTAATTGGTATATAAGATATTGTAGAAAAAGATTTTGGAAAGAAAAATATACAAAAAGTAAAATTTCTGCATATCAAGTTCTTTATAATTGTTTAATTTATATATCAAAAATTATATCTCCAATAGTTCCATTTTTTTCAGAAATTATTTATATAAATTTAAATTCTATCACTAATAAAGAAAAATTCATAAGTGTTCATCATAGTTTTTATCCTATTTATAACATTAATTTAGTTAATAGTGATTTAGAATATAAAATGTTTTTAGCTAAAAAAATAGTTAATATGATTCTTTCTATTAGAAAAAAAAATAATATAAAAATTCGTCAACCATTAAAAAATATAATGATTATTTGCAATAAAAAAGAAAAATATAGTCATTTAAAAAAAATATCAAATATTATTTTAAAAGAATCTAATATAAAAAAAATAGAATTTCCTTCATCTTTTAAAACTATTGAATTATTTAAAATAATTAAACCAAACTACAGATCTATAGGTAAAAAATTTCAAAAAAAAACTAAGGAAATTTCAAATATTATTAATGGATTAACACAAGTTGATATAAATAATTTAGAAAAAAATAAAAAAATTTTTATAAATATAAAAAAAGAACAATTTTCTATTTATTTAGAAGATGTTATAATAGTAACAAAATATATAAAAAATTGGGCAGTATTATTCGATAATAATATAACAGTTGCTTTAAATTTAAGAATAACAAAATCTCTTAGAGAAGAAGGGATTGTTAGAGATTTAATTAGAAATATACAGAAGTTAAGAAAAGAAATAAATTGTCATGTGTTAGATAAAATATTAATCTATATTAATACTAAACAAAATGAAGATATAAATATTATTATAAATAATAATAAATTCTTTTTATGCAAAGAAACGTTATCTAATAATATTTTTTTATGGAAAAAAGAGGAAGGATCAAAAATTATAATTGAACATCAACATATTTTTATAAAATTAAAAAAAATAGATTAA
- the mutS gene encoding DNA mismatch repair protein MutS — MNKNNNKKKEETPLIKQYNNIKNKYPNTILLFQVGDFYETFGKDAIICSNVLNIILTKRSKYITHLAGFPCHSLNNYLPKLIKNGYRVAICNQLEEYKNDKNIVKRGVVELITPGIYVDDHLLKSKSNNFLASIHIEKNIFGLSFLDISTGEFFITEDNERNILQYIQNFKPNEIIFQKKNKNFFEKLLKHEKYSKFLMNDWIFNYQFSYEKLISHFQTNSLKGFGIDDMKIGIIASGSILSYLHDTHHINIQHISTIRRIEKKKFMRIDDYTFKNLEIFKPLNKNGTSLIEIIDNTITPMAGRLLKNWLLFPLININCIKNRLLLVKELCTYNSIRIFIMNKLKYIRDIDRIISRMVMNKTNPKEILVLDKSINSIEELKKIKLPRKAIKIKSIIDLIQDCYHIHMYINDTIDIHSNYQINKGKDFFIKKGVSKKLDNFRKLYFFQKEHLENLCFKEQSKTDIKKIKIIYNNTFGYLFEINKKYKKKIPSYWIQKQILSNSIRYSSEELNNYESKITNAEKNIFIIEKFIFKNLVKKIIKNIKEIQNNSRIISKLDILCSFSFSSLENNYSMPLINTSNELSIINGRHPVIEKKFLSKNSYIPNNIILNKKDQQIIIITGPNMSGKSAILRQTAIIILLAHIGSFIPADKYTKIGIIDKIFSRIGASDNISLGESTFMVEMNETANILNNITKNSFIILDEIGRGTSTNDGISIAQSIIEFLHKNKLKPFTLFATHYHELNSLYLSLKRVKNYHLSIKKYNDKIIFVRTLKPGSLCSSLGIHVAKMSGIPKKVVDRANLIFKELNKNSHITKNIISYIKNIKNINSLYNKDSIKKIIKIILNQ; from the coding sequence ATGAATAAAAATAATAATAAAAAAAAAGAAGAGACTCCATTAATTAAACAATATAATAATATAAAAAATAAATATCCCAATACTATTTTATTATTTCAAGTTGGAGATTTTTATGAAACATTTGGAAAAGATGCTATTATATGTTCTAATGTTTTAAACATAATTTTAACAAAACGATCAAAATATATTACACATTTAGCTGGATTTCCATGTCATTCTTTAAATAATTATTTACCTAAATTAATAAAAAATGGTTATAGAGTAGCAATATGCAATCAATTAGAAGAATATAAAAATGATAAAAATATTGTAAAAAGAGGTGTAGTTGAGTTAATTACTCCAGGTATTTATGTAGATGATCATTTATTAAAAAGTAAATCTAATAATTTTCTCGCATCTATTCATATAGAAAAAAATATTTTTGGTTTAAGCTTTTTAGATATTTCTACTGGAGAATTTTTTATAACAGAAGATAATGAAAGAAATATATTACAGTATATACAGAATTTTAAACCTAATGAAATAATTTTTCAAAAAAAAAATAAAAATTTTTTTGAAAAATTATTAAAACATGAAAAATATTCAAAATTTTTAATGAATGATTGGATATTTAATTATCAATTTTCATATGAAAAATTAATATCACATTTTCAAACAAACTCTTTAAAAGGATTTGGAATTGACGATATGAAAATAGGAATCATAGCTTCTGGATCAATATTATCTTATTTACATGACACACATCACATAAATATTCAACATATATCTACTATACGTAGAATAGAAAAAAAAAAGTTTATGCGTATAGATGATTATACATTTAAAAATTTAGAAATATTTAAACCTTTAAATAAAAATGGGACATCATTGATAGAAATAATAGATAATACTATAACACCTATGGCTGGAAGATTGTTAAAAAATTGGCTATTGTTTCCTTTAATAAATATTAATTGTATAAAAAATAGACTTCTTTTAGTAAAAGAATTATGTACCTACAATAGCATACGTATATTTATAATGAATAAACTTAAATATATTCGTGATATAGATAGAATAATATCTAGAATGGTTATGAATAAAACTAATCCAAAAGAAATATTAGTTTTAGATAAATCTATAAATTCTATAGAAGAATTAAAAAAAATAAAATTACCAAGAAAAGCAATAAAAATTAAATCAATTATAGATCTTATACAAGATTGTTATCATATACATATGTATATCAATGATACTATTGATATTCATTCTAATTACCAAATTAATAAAGGAAAAGATTTTTTTATAAAAAAAGGAGTATCTAAAAAATTAGATAACTTTCGAAAGTTATATTTCTTTCAAAAAGAACATTTAGAAAATCTTTGTTTTAAAGAGCAATCCAAAACAGATATAAAAAAAATAAAAATTATTTATAATAATACATTTGGATATTTATTTGAAATCAATAAAAAATATAAAAAAAAAATTCCATCATATTGGATTCAGAAACAAATATTATCTAATTCTATAAGATATAGTAGTGAAGAACTAAATAATTACGAATCTAAAATTACAAATGCTGAAAAAAATATTTTTATTATAGAAAAATTTATTTTTAAAAATTTAGTAAAAAAAATAATAAAAAATATAAAAGAAATACAGAATAATTCTAGAATTATATCTAAATTGGATATTTTATGTTCTTTTTCTTTTTCTTCATTAGAAAACAATTATTCAATGCCATTAATTAATACATCCAATGAATTATCTATTATTAATGGAAGACATCCAGTTATAGAAAAAAAATTTTTATCAAAAAATAGCTATATACCAAATAATATCATACTTAATAAAAAAGATCAACAAATTATTATAATAACAGGTCCTAATATGTCAGGAAAATCAGCAATTTTAAGACAAACTGCTATTATAATACTACTGGCCCATATTGGAAGCTTTATTCCAGCTGATAAATATACAAAAATAGGAATAATAGATAAAATTTTTAGTAGAATTGGAGCTTCTGATAATATTTCATTAGGAGAATCAACATTTATGGTAGAAATGAATGAAACTGCTAACATATTGAATAATATAACTAAAAATAGTTTTATTATTTTAGATGAAATTGGAAGAGGAACAAGTACCAATGACGGTATTTCAATAGCTCAATCTATCATTGAATTTTTACATAAAAATAAATTAAAACCATTTACTTTATTTGCTACTCATTATCATGAACTTAATAGTCTATATCTTTCCTTAAAAAGAGTAAAAAACTATCATCTATCTATTAAAAAATATAATGATAAAATTATTTTTGTAAGAACATTAAAACCGGGAAGTCTTTGTTCTAGTTTAGGAATTCATGTAGCTAAAATGTCGGGGATTCCTAAAAAAGTCGTTGATAGAGCAAATTTAATTTTTAAAGAATTGAATAAAAATAGTCACATCACAAAAAACATTATTTCTTATATAAAAAATATAAAAAATATAAATTCATTATATAATAAAGATTCTATCAAAAAAATAATAAAAATAATATTAAATCAATAA
- the guaB gene encoding IMP dehydrogenase, with product MSLNKKILKEALTFDDVLLIPSYSSILPSEVSLKTYLTSEITLNIPILSAAMDTVTESSLAISIAREGGLGIIHKNMNIKNQTKEVYKVKRYENGIIDSPITLYKNSTLRHAKDLMIRYKISGLPVIEKNNYLLGIITKRDIKYRINLDVSVEEVMTKKLITSKRDVTIKEAKNILLERRIEKLPIVNKFNKLEGLITIKDIDNVIEYPNACKDNKGRLRVGAAVGINKETLDRVESLIKVKVDLITIDSAHGHSSRIIETIKSIRYFFPEIPLLVGNVVTQEGAKDLIDAGSSILKVGIGSGSICTTRVIAGVGMPQITAINDVYEYSKKRNISVVSDGGIRYSGDVVKAIASGASSVMIGGLFAGTDEAPGEEVIYHGRKFKTYVGMGSLLSMNKGSRDRYFQFNDKIVPEGVEAIVPYKGKIKDVIYQICGGLRSGMGYCGVSNIKELVDKGKFVKITNSGLRENHPHSVRITKESPNYFGN from the coding sequence ATGTCTTTAAATAAAAAGATTTTAAAAGAAGCATTGACATTTGATGATGTTTTACTTATTCCATCTTATTCTTCTATTCTTCCATCAGAAGTATCTCTTAAGACTTATCTCACTTCTGAGATTACTTTAAATATTCCTATATTAAGTGCTGCTATGGATACAGTAACAGAGTCCTCTTTAGCAATTTCTATTGCTAGAGAAGGAGGTTTAGGTATTATTCATAAAAATATGAATATAAAAAATCAAACGAAAGAAGTTTATAAAGTAAAAAGATATGAAAATGGAATCATAGATTCACCTATTACTTTATATAAAAATTCTACATTAAGACATGCTAAAGATCTTATGATAAGATATAAAATATCAGGATTACCCGTTATAGAAAAAAATAATTATTTATTAGGAATTATTACAAAAAGAGACATAAAATATAGAATTAATTTAGATGTTTCAGTAGAAGAAGTTATGACAAAAAAATTAATAACATCAAAAAGAGATGTAACCATAAAAGAAGCAAAAAATATTTTACTTGAAAGAAGAATAGAAAAATTACCTATCGTAAATAAATTTAATAAATTAGAAGGATTGATCACGATTAAAGACATTGATAATGTTATTGAATATCCTAATGCTTGTAAGGATAATAAAGGAAGACTTAGAGTAGGGGCAGCAGTAGGAATTAATAAAGAAACTTTAGATAGAGTGGAATCTCTAATTAAAGTTAAAGTTGATTTAATAACTATAGATTCTGCTCATGGGCATTCTTCCAGGATTATTGAAACAATAAAATCAATTCGTTATTTTTTCCCTGAAATACCATTATTAGTTGGAAATGTAGTAACCCAAGAGGGTGCTAAAGATTTAATAGATGCTGGGTCCTCCATTTTAAAAGTAGGGATTGGATCAGGATCAATATGTACAACAAGAGTTATAGCTGGGGTGGGAATGCCACAAATTACAGCAATTAATGATGTTTATGAATATTCTAAAAAAAGAAATATAAGTGTTGTTTCTGATGGAGGGATTAGATATTCAGGAGATGTTGTAAAAGCGATAGCCTCTGGAGCCAGTTCAGTAATGATAGGAGGTTTATTTGCTGGTACTGATGAAGCTCCAGGAGAAGAAGTAATATATCATGGAAGGAAATTTAAAACTTATGTAGGAATGGGATCGTTATTATCTATGAATAAAGGTAGTAGAGATAGATATTTTCAATTTAATGATAAAATTGTTCCAGAAGGGGTAGAAGCAATAGTACCATATAAGGGAAAAATAAAAGACGTGATTTATCAAATTTGTGGTGGATTACGTTCGGGGATGGGATATTGTGGGGTATCTAATATAAAAGAATTAGTGGATAAAGGAAAATTTGTAAAAATTACTAATTCTGGATTAAGAGAAAATCATCCCCACAGTGTTAGAATAACAAAAGAATCTCCCAATTATTTTGGAAATTAA
- the rplS gene encoding 50S ribosomal protein L19, with protein MIKNIIKYVEQKFLSKKDIPLFNSGDTITVYFEIKEGDKKRIQSFKGIVIKKQGKGLTKTFTIRKISMGVSVERIFLINQPNIKKIKINKNGKVRRSKIYYIRFLKGKKARIKN; from the coding sequence ATGATAAAAAATATTATTAAATATGTAGAACAAAAATTTTTATCAAAAAAAGATATTCCTTTATTTAATTCTGGAGATACTATTACTGTATATTTTGAAATTAAAGAAGGTGATAAAAAAAGAATTCAATCATTTAAGGGAATAGTAATAAAAAAACAAGGTAAAGGATTAACAAAAACATTTACTATTAGAAAAATTAGTATGGGAGTGTCTGTAGAAAGAATATTTCTTATAAATCAGCCTAATATAAAAAAAATAAAAATAAATAAAAATGGAAAAGTAAGAAGATCTAAAATATATTACATAAGATTTTTAAAAGGAAAAAAAGCTAGAATAAAAAATTAA
- the glmM gene encoding phosphoglucosamine mutase yields the protein MILIKSSSGIRGVLGGKKEESFSPTEVIKFSSGYIFLIKKKYKKKYIKIILGRDGRSSSILFHNLIMVTVQSLGINVLDIGLSTTPTVGLAIIEEKSEGGIMITASHNKTNWNGLKFFNSNGEFLSEKEFNKLLKIIENNNFNFVSYKKLGKVIYKKDYIQKHIKKILSLPIINVKKCKLKVVVDGINSTGGIAVPMLLKQLGIDVIKINCNPDGNFVHNPEPIKKNLKEICKIVPKMGADFGISVDPDVDRVVFICENGEFFGEEYTLISIADFILKNQSGPIVSTLSSSHVLKDICIKKNIRFYFSSIGEANVIKKMKKVNAIIGGEGNGGIIYPQLRYGRDALIGIALFLTYLSKLEYISLSKLKKKYPIYFMSKKTINLSFNYDFFLKKIRRKYEKNNIDWSDGLKIYFPNNEWVHIRKSKTENIVRILSESPISKKKSNYLTKIIINEIKNN from the coding sequence GTGATACTGATTAAATCTTCATCTGGTATAAGAGGTGTTCTAGGAGGAAAAAAAGAAGAGTCTTTTTCTCCTACAGAAGTAATAAAATTTTCTTCTGGATATATTTTTTTAATAAAAAAAAAATATAAAAAGAAATATATTAAAATAATATTAGGTAGAGATGGTAGATCTTCTTCTATATTATTTCATAATTTGATTATGGTAACTGTCCAATCTCTTGGTATTAATGTTTTAGATATTGGATTATCTACTACTCCAACTGTAGGTTTGGCTATTATAGAAGAAAAATCAGAGGGGGGTATCATGATTACGGCAAGTCATAATAAAACAAATTGGAATGGATTAAAATTTTTTAATTCTAATGGAGAATTTTTATCTGAAAAAGAATTTAATAAATTATTAAAAATTATTGAAAATAATAATTTTAATTTCGTTTCTTATAAGAAACTAGGAAAAGTTATATATAAAAAAGATTATATACAAAAACATATAAAAAAAATTTTATCATTACCTATTATTAATGTAAAAAAATGCAAACTAAAAGTTGTTGTTGATGGTATTAATTCAACTGGAGGAATAGCTGTACCAATGCTTTTAAAACAACTAGGTATTGATGTAATAAAAATTAATTGTAATCCTGATGGAAATTTTGTTCATAATCCTGAACCTATTAAAAAAAATCTAAAAGAAATTTGTAAAATTGTACCAAAAATGGGGGCAGATTTTGGTATATCAGTAGATCCAGATGTGGATAGAGTTGTGTTCATTTGTGAAAATGGAGAATTTTTTGGAGAAGAATATACTTTAATATCTATTGCAGATTTTATTTTGAAAAATCAATCAGGACCTATAGTTTCTACATTATCTTCTTCACATGTATTAAAAGATATTTGTATAAAAAAAAATATTAGATTTTATTTTTCTTCTATAGGAGAAGCTAATGTGATAAAAAAAATGAAAAAAGTAAATGCTATAATTGGAGGAGAGGGAAATGGAGGAATTATTTATCCTCAATTACGTTATGGAAGAGATGCATTAATTGGAATTGCATTGTTTTTGACTTATTTATCTAAATTAGAATATATTTCTTTATCTAAATTGAAAAAAAAATATCCCATTTATTTTATGTCTAAAAAAACAATTAATTTATCATTCAATTATGATTTTTTTTTAAAAAAAATAAGAAGAAAATATGAAAAAAATAACATAGATTGGAGTGATGGTTTGAAAATTTATTTTCCAAATAATGAATGGGTACATATAAGAAAATCTAAAACTGAAAATATTGTTAGAATTTTATCAGAGAGTCCTATATCAAAAAAAAAATCTAATTATTTAACTAAAATAATTATAAATGAAATAAAAAATAATTAA
- the dnaB gene encoding replicative DNA helicase: MDDDINKEYFIKDKIPPRSLELEEAIIGAMIIDNKGLSQVIDKLFPDIFYKKEHQYIYTAIKKLYNDSNPVDLYTVLNELRINGKLESVGGEYYLIKLTQKVVSSAHIEYHSKIIFQKFILRKLIHILYEVITKCYEDKNDVLSLIDYVESELFDLNQKYLIKKGYETTNFLVKKAIEKMKKTKREGISGIPSGFHKLDYITSGWQSSDLIIIASRPGMGKTTFMLSMVRNIAVKQKIPVVIFSLEMSSIQLMTKLISSETQISSEKIKKAHLLKSEWNSLIDKTERLKNSPIFIDDTPSLDIFDLRAKSRHLISKYNIKLILVDYIQLIGLRSGSKFKNREQEISIISRNLKSISKELNVPIIALSQLSRAVETRGGSKRPLLSDLRESGAIEQDADIVIFIYRPEYYGFKIWDYNDKKNDSCIGEAEIIISKHRNGGLGRFRLKFISDQSKFINIEEKKNISLIWEEDYKKNVIDYEKKLKNNFFYNQSYNNDDHNYEDNLNLDDNDFNSIS; this comes from the coding sequence ATGGATGATGATATAAATAAAGAATATTTTATCAAGGATAAAATACCTCCTAGATCATTAGAATTAGAAGAAGCAATTATAGGAGCTATGATAATAGATAATAAGGGCTTAAGTCAAGTGATTGATAAATTATTTCCTGATATTTTCTATAAAAAAGAACATCAGTATATATATACTGCTATAAAAAAATTATATAATGATTCAAATCCAGTTGATTTATATACTGTTTTAAATGAATTACGTATCAATGGAAAATTAGAATCTGTAGGTGGTGAATATTATTTAATAAAATTAACTCAAAAAGTAGTATCTTCTGCTCATATAGAATACCATAGTAAAATAATTTTTCAAAAATTTATTTTGAGAAAATTAATTCATATACTTTATGAAGTAATAACAAAATGTTATGAAGATAAAAATGATGTATTATCTTTAATAGATTATGTAGAATCTGAACTTTTCGATCTTAATCAAAAATATTTGATAAAAAAAGGATATGAAACTACTAATTTTCTTGTGAAAAAAGCTATTGAAAAAATGAAAAAAACAAAAAGGGAAGGAATTAGTGGTATACCATCTGGATTTCACAAATTAGATTATATTACATCTGGATGGCAAAGTTCAGATTTGATTATAATAGCTTCTAGACCAGGAATGGGGAAAACTACATTTATGTTGTCTATGGTTAGAAATATTGCAGTTAAACAAAAAATCCCTGTTGTTATTTTTTCATTAGAAATGTCTTCTATTCAATTAATGACCAAATTAATTTCATCAGAAACACAAATTTCTTCAGAAAAAATAAAAAAAGCTCACTTATTAAAATCAGAATGGAATTCATTAATTGATAAAACAGAAAGACTTAAAAATTCTCCTATATTTATAGATGATACACCATCATTAGATATATTTGATTTAAGAGCTAAATCAAGACATTTAATTTCTAAGTATAATATAAAATTAATATTGGTTGATTATATACAATTAATAGGACTTAGATCAGGATCAAAATTTAAAAATAGAGAACAAGAAATTTCTATTATTTCTAGAAATTTAAAATCTATATCCAAAGAATTAAACGTACCAATAATTGCATTATCTCAATTATCTAGAGCGGTAGAAACTAGAGGTGGGAGCAAAAGACCACTATTGTCTGACCTGAGAGAATCTGGTGCTATTGAACAAGATGCAGATATAGTAATATTTATTTATAGACCAGAATATTATGGATTTAAAATCTGGGATTACAATGATAAAAAAAATGATTCATGTATTGGAGAAGCAGAAATAATTATTTCTAAACATAGAAACGGAGGATTAGGACGATTTAGATTAAAATTTATAAGTGATCAATCTAAATTTATAAATATTGAAGAAAAAAAAAATATTTCATTAATTTGGGAGGAAGATTATAAAAAAAATGTAATTGATTATGAAAAAAAATTAAAAAATAATTTTTTTTATAATCAATCATATAATAATGATGATCATAATTATGAAGATAATCTAAATTTAGATGATAATGATTTTAATTCTATATCATAA